The following proteins are encoded in a genomic region of Iodidimonas sp. SYSU 1G8:
- the trpB gene encoding tryptophan synthase subunit beta — translation MNKPDRPNSYRSLPDSEGHFGIFGGRYVAETLMPLILDLEKAYADAKADPAFRAQMDDLMKNFVGRPSPLYYAERLTEHFGGAKIYFKREELNHTGAHKINNCIGQILVAQRMGKKRIIAETGAGQHGVATATVAARFGLECVIFMGATDIERQKPNVFRMNLLGAQVVPVQSGARTLKDAMNEALRDWVTNVDTTYYLIGTAAGPHPYPAMVRDFQAVIGLEAREQILEAEGRLPDTLIAAVGGGSNAIGLFHPFLDDENVAMIGVEAAGHGIETGQHAASISAGTVGVLHGNRTFLLQDDDGQITEAHSISAGLDYPGIGPEHGWLHDIGRVQYVGITDKEALDAFQTCCQLEGIIPALECSHALAHLAKIAPDLPKDHIIVVNLSGRGDKDIFTVADALGVKI, via the coding sequence ATGAACAAGCCTGACCGGCCCAATTCCTACCGGAGCCTGCCGGACTCCGAAGGCCATTTCGGTATCTTCGGCGGCCGCTATGTCGCCGAAACGCTGATGCCGCTCATCCTCGATCTGGAAAAGGCCTATGCCGACGCCAAGGCCGACCCGGCGTTCCGGGCGCAGATGGACGACCTGATGAAGAATTTCGTCGGCCGTCCCAGTCCGCTCTATTACGCCGAGCGGCTGACCGAGCATTTCGGCGGCGCCAAGATCTACTTCAAGCGCGAGGAGTTGAACCACACCGGCGCGCACAAGATCAACAACTGCATCGGCCAGATCCTGGTCGCCCAGCGCATGGGCAAGAAGCGCATCATCGCCGAGACCGGCGCGGGCCAGCATGGCGTGGCGACGGCGACGGTGGCGGCGCGCTTCGGACTGGAATGCGTGATCTTCATGGGCGCCACCGACATCGAGCGCCAGAAGCCCAACGTCTTCCGCATGAACCTGCTGGGTGCGCAGGTGGTGCCGGTTCAGTCCGGTGCGCGAACCCTCAAGGACGCCATGAACGAGGCGCTCCGTGACTGGGTCACCAATGTGGACACGACCTACTACCTCATCGGCACGGCGGCTGGCCCGCACCCCTATCCGGCCATGGTGCGCGATTTCCAGGCGGTTATCGGCCTCGAGGCGCGCGAGCAGATTCTGGAAGCCGAAGGCCGGCTTCCCGATACGCTGATCGCGGCGGTGGGCGGCGGCTCCAACGCCATCGGCCTGTTCCACCCGTTCCTCGACGACGAGAACGTGGCCATGATCGGCGTCGAGGCGGCGGGCCACGGTATCGAGACAGGCCAGCACGCGGCCTCGATCAGCGCCGGCACCGTCGGCGTGCTGCACGGTAACCGCACCTTCCTGCTGCAGGACGATGACGGCCAGATCACCGAGGCGCACTCCATCTCCGCCGGTCTCGACTATCCGGGCATTGGTCCGGAACATGGCTGGCTGCACGATATCGGCCGCGTCCAGTATGTGGGCATCACCGACAAGGAAGCGCTCGACGCGTTCCAGACCTGCTGCCAGCTCGAAGGCATCATTCCGGCGCTGGAGTGCTCGCATGCGCTCGCCCACCTCGCCAAGATCGCGCCGGACCTGCCCAAGGATCACATTATCGTTGTCAATCTGAGCGGACGCGGCGACAAGGATATCTTCACAGTCGCCGATGCACTTGGGGTGAAAATTTGA
- a CDS encoding phosphoribosylanthranilate isomerase yields the protein MAIDIKICGVNTAESLAAAVRAGANYVGFVFYPPSPRAVTPEQAGALALVVPSSVRKVGLFVDPSDELLAQVLRAVPLDVVQLHGEETPERVRQIRERTGKPVFKAIRIETQDDVSLAHTYEDSADFLLFDAKPPKSMPLSLPGGNGLAFDWGLISGERWKRGWILSGGLTPDNVADAMEQSGATFVDVSSGVEDRPGLKSPEKIEAFVTAARNAKP from the coding sequence ATGGCCATCGACATCAAAATATGCGGCGTCAACACCGCCGAGAGTCTCGCGGCGGCCGTGCGGGCGGGCGCGAATTACGTCGGCTTCGTCTTCTATCCGCCATCGCCGCGCGCCGTGACGCCGGAGCAGGCGGGCGCATTGGCGCTTGTTGTTCCTTCCTCCGTCCGCAAGGTCGGCCTCTTCGTCGACCCGTCGGACGAATTACTAGCCCAGGTGCTTCGAGCGGTGCCGCTCGATGTCGTCCAGCTCCACGGCGAAGAAACCCCCGAACGCGTGCGTCAAATTCGTGAGCGCACGGGAAAACCAGTGTTCAAGGCGATCCGTATCGAGACACAGGACGATGTGTCGCTGGCCCATACCTATGAAGATTCGGCGGATTTCTTGCTGTTCGATGCGAAACCCCCTAAATCTATGCCCCTCTCGTTGCCTGGTGGAAATGGCCTCGCCTTCGACTGGGGACTGATTTCAGGCGAGCGCTGGAAGCGGGGATGGATCCTGTCCGGCGGCCTGACGCCGGACAATGTGGCCGACGCGATGGAGCAAAGCGGGGCCACCTTCGTTGACGTCTCATCCGGCGTCGAGGACCGGCCGGGTCTCAAGAGCCCGGAAAAGATCGAAGCGTTTGTAACTGCCGCACGGAATGCCAAGCCATGA
- the pyrF gene encoding orotidine-5'-phosphate decarboxylase has protein sequence MSDADKIFCALDTPSLQVALDWSERLKGTVGGLKLGLEFFGAQGPDGIRRVAAGGMPIFLDLKFHDIPNTVAQAVASVTPLAPLLLTIHAGGGRTMMKAAVDAAAEAAARAGVARPKILAVTVLTSMDQGDLADIGIDDSAEAQVVRLARLAQDAGVDGVVCSPREIAPIRAACGRDLILTVPGIRPAGAALGDQKRVMTPRDAVDAGATYLVIGRPITEAADPVDAARSIAETLAPATAG, from the coding sequence ATGTCTGATGCCGACAAGATTTTCTGCGCCCTGGACACGCCATCGTTGCAGGTGGCGCTGGACTGGTCCGAGCGGCTCAAGGGGACGGTCGGCGGATTGAAGCTGGGACTGGAGTTCTTCGGGGCGCAGGGACCTGACGGTATCCGCAGGGTTGCGGCCGGCGGCATGCCCATCTTTCTAGACCTGAAGTTCCACGATATTCCCAACACGGTCGCCCAGGCGGTGGCTTCGGTGACGCCGCTGGCGCCGCTGCTGCTGACCATTCACGCGGGCGGCGGCCGGACCATGATGAAGGCGGCCGTCGACGCGGCGGCCGAGGCCGCGGCCAGGGCAGGCGTCGCACGCCCGAAAATCCTGGCGGTCACCGTGCTGACCAGCATGGATCAGGGCGATCTCGCCGACATCGGGATCGACGACAGCGCCGAAGCCCAGGTCGTCCGGCTCGCCCGGCTGGCGCAGGATGCCGGGGTCGACGGCGTGGTGTGCTCGCCGCGCGAGATCGCGCCGATCCGGGCCGCCTGTGGTCGCGACCTGATCCTGACCGTGCCCGGCATTCGTCCCGCCGGCGCGGCGCTGGGCGACCAGAAGCGCGTGATGACGCCGCGCGATGCCGTTGACGCCGGGGCAACCTATCTGGTGATCGGCCGGCCGATCACGGAAGCCGCCGATCCGGTGGATGCCGCCCGATCCATCGCCGAAACGCTGGCTCCCGCCACGGCGGGTTGA
- a CDS encoding integration host factor subunit beta — translation MIKSELIQRLAEDNPHLYQRAVERIVSTVFDEITSALARGDRVELRGFGAFSVKYRPSRLGRNPRTGDAVDVSAKAVPFFKTGKELRERLNDK, via the coding sequence GTGATCAAGTCAGAACTTATCCAGCGGCTTGCCGAAGACAATCCGCATCTCTACCAGCGTGCCGTCGAACGGATCGTCTCGACGGTCTTCGACGAAATCACCAGCGCCCTGGCGCGGGGTGATCGGGTCGAGTTACGCGGTTTCGGCGCGTTCTCGGTGAAGTATCGCCCCTCACGGCTTGGCCGCAACCCCAGAACCGGCGACGCGGTCGATGTCTCGGCCAAAGCGGTGCCGTTCTTCAAGACAGGCAAGGAACTGCGCGAGCGGCTGAACGACAAATAG
- the sppA gene encoding signal peptide peptidase SppA, which translates to MAIDVDELLARRKLKRRLAFWRVAALVLVVGLALAVFGGKGKGVLPHIARVNIDGVIMDEKEREELLGEIAKNDSVKAVIVRINSPGGTVVGSEVIYKGLRKIAEEKPVVAVIDAMGASGGYIAALGADRIYARDNALTGSIGVIFQVPEFSKLMDNIGVSVNEVKTSPLKGGPSPFEPMSDEMRKSIEFMLDDAFDWFKALVQERRNYTPEQLAAVADGRVYSGRQAIGNGLIDELGGEDEAIKWLETEKKVTKKLPVVDADKQEEFPFMAKAMAMVFGDTRLVDRLSLDGVLTLWHP; encoded by the coding sequence ATGGCGATCGATGTGGATGAACTGCTGGCCCGGCGCAAGCTGAAGCGCCGACTGGCCTTCTGGCGCGTCGCGGCCCTGGTCCTGGTCGTCGGTCTTGCCCTCGCGGTCTTTGGCGGCAAGGGCAAGGGCGTCCTGCCCCATATCGCCCGCGTCAATATCGACGGCGTCATCATGGACGAGAAGGAGCGGGAGGAGTTGCTTGGCGAGATCGCCAAGAATGATTCCGTCAAGGCCGTGATCGTCCGGATCAACAGTCCGGGCGGCACCGTGGTCGGCTCGGAAGTCATCTACAAGGGCCTGCGCAAGATCGCCGAAGAGAAGCCGGTTGTCGCGGTCATCGACGCCATGGGCGCGTCGGGCGGCTATATCGCGGCGCTGGGCGCGGACCGCATCTACGCCCGGGACAACGCGCTGACCGGCTCGATCGGCGTGATCTTCCAGGTGCCGGAGTTCTCGAAGCTGATGGACAATATCGGCGTCAGCGTCAACGAGGTGAAGACGTCGCCGCTCAAGGGCGGTCCGTCGCCCTTCGAGCCGATGTCCGACGAGATGCGCAAGAGCATCGAGTTCATGCTCGACGATGCCTTCGACTGGTTCAAGGCGCTGGTCCAGGAGCGCCGCAACTACACCCCGGAACAGCTCGCCGCCGTGGCCGATGGGCGCGTCTATTCCGGACGGCAGGCCATCGGGAACGGGCTGATCGACGAGCTGGGCGGCGAGGACGAAGCCATCAAGTGGCTGGAGACGGAAAAGAAGGTGACGAAGAAGCTGCCCGTGGTCGATGCCGACAAGCAGGAGGAGTTCCCGTTCATGGCCAAGGCGATGGCGATGGTCTTCGGCGATACCCGCCTGGTCGACCGGCTTTCCCTTGACGGCGTTCTGACGCTCTGGCACCCTTAA
- the rpsA gene encoding 30S ribosomal protein S1, translating into MSSTTQSAGNSARDEFAALLDESFGGGEAIEGSVVKGTVVGIENDVVVVDVGLKAEGRIPLGEFGPQGGRPALNVGDTVEVFLERMENAMGEAVISRERARREEAWDRLEDAAGDSSRVEGVIFGRVKGGFTVDLDGAVAFLPGSQVDIRPVRDVTPLMGITQPFQILKMDRRRGNIVVSRRAVLEETRAEQRTELLSNLHEGQVLDGVVKNITDYGAFVDLGGIDGLLHVTDMSWRRINHPSEVLNIGQTVKVQVIKVNPESQRISLGMKQLEADPWDGIDAKYPVRATFTGRVTNITEYGAFVELEPGVEGLVHVSEMSWTKKNVHPGKIVSQSQEVEVMVLDVDPSKRRISLGLKQVQDNPWESFSDAHPVGSTVEGQVKNITEFGLFIGLDNDLDGMIHLSDLDWNRSGDEAIKDYKKGDTVKAIVLDIDMEKERIGLGVKQLGGDPFAGVSSSTKKGSIVTCIITAVTENGLEVKFGDSDFPGYIRRGDLARDRGDQRPERFAVGDKVDALVTNVDKSARRIALSIKALEIEEEKQAVAQYGSADAGASLGDILGAAMDKARREAND; encoded by the coding sequence ATGTCATCTACCACTCAATCCGCGGGCAACTCGGCCCGTGACGAATTCGCGGCCCTTCTGGACGAAAGCTTTGGCGGCGGTGAAGCCATCGAAGGTTCGGTGGTCAAGGGCACCGTGGTCGGCATCGAGAACGACGTGGTCGTCGTCGATGTGGGCCTGAAGGCCGAAGGCCGTATCCCGCTTGGAGAATTTGGTCCGCAGGGCGGCCGTCCGGCGCTCAACGTGGGCGACACGGTCGAGGTGTTCCTCGAGCGTATGGAAAACGCGATGGGCGAGGCGGTCATCAGCCGCGAACGCGCCCGCCGTGAAGAAGCCTGGGATCGTCTTGAAGATGCGGCGGGCGACAGCTCGCGCGTCGAAGGCGTCATCTTCGGCCGCGTCAAGGGCGGTTTCACCGTCGATCTCGACGGCGCCGTGGCCTTCCTGCCGGGCAGCCAGGTCGACATCCGCCCCGTGCGCGACGTCACCCCGCTGATGGGCATCACCCAGCCCTTCCAGATCTTGAAGATGGATCGCCGCCGCGGCAACATCGTCGTCTCGCGCCGCGCCGTTCTGGAAGAGACCCGCGCCGAACAGCGCACCGAACTGCTGTCCAATCTGCACGAAGGTCAGGTGCTCGACGGCGTCGTGAAGAACATCACCGATTACGGCGCGTTCGTCGACCTGGGCGGCATCGATGGCCTGCTGCACGTCACCGACATGTCGTGGCGCCGCATCAACCACCCGTCGGAAGTCCTGAACATCGGCCAGACCGTCAAGGTACAGGTGATCAAGGTCAATCCGGAAAGCCAGCGCATCAGCCTGGGCATGAAGCAGCTCGAGGCCGATCCGTGGGATGGCATCGACGCCAAGTATCCGGTTCGCGCGACCTTCACCGGCCGTGTCACCAACATCACCGAGTACGGCGCCTTCGTCGAGCTGGAGCCCGGTGTCGAAGGTCTGGTGCACGTGTCCGAAATGTCGTGGACCAAGAAGAACGTTCACCCCGGCAAGATCGTGTCGCAGAGCCAGGAAGTCGAGGTCATGGTCCTCGACGTCGATCCGTCCAAGCGCCGCATCAGCCTGGGCCTCAAGCAGGTTCAGGACAATCCGTGGGAATCCTTCTCGGATGCGCATCCGGTCGGCTCGACCGTCGAAGGCCAGGTCAAGAACATCACCGAATTCGGTCTGTTCATCGGTCTCGACAACGATCTGGACGGCATGATCCATCTGTCGGACCTGGACTGGAACCGTTCGGGCGATGAGGCGATCAAGGACTACAAGAAGGGCGATACCGTCAAGGCGATCGTTCTCGACATCGACATGGAAAAGGAACGGATCGGTCTGGGCGTGAAGCAGCTCGGCGGCGACCCCTTCGCTGGCGTTTCGTCCAGCACCAAGAAGGGCTCGATCGTCACCTGCATCATCACGGCGGTGACCGAGAACGGCCTCGAAGTGAAGTTCGGCGACTCTGATTTCCCCGGCTACATCCGCCGTGGCGATCTTGCGCGCGACCGTGGCGATCAGCGCCCGGAACGCTTTGCCGTCGGCGACAAGGTCGATGCGCTCGTGACCAACGTCGACAAGTCGGCGCGTCGTATCGCGCTGTCGATCAAGGCGCTGGAGATCGAGGAAGAGAAGCAGGCCGTGGCTCAGTATGGTTCGGCCGATGCCGGCGCCAGCCTGGGCGACATCCTGGGCGCGGCCATGGACAAGGCTCGCCGGGAAGCCAACGACTAA
- the cmk gene encoding (d)CMP kinase: protein MIIAIDGPASSGKGTLARRLAAHYGVPHLDTGSLYRAVALSLLDAGAYLGDSGAAEAAARALTDDILASPRLRDERTGEAASIVSAMPGVRAALLEYQRAFARQTGGAVLDGRDVGTVICPHATVKLFVTASAGVRAARRAAELRARGEPADEAIIRADIEQRDRRDAERAVAPLKPAADAHLLDTSNLDIEAAFEAAKAVVESVIAAR, encoded by the coding sequence GTGATCATCGCCATCGATGGGCCGGCGTCGTCGGGCAAGGGAACCCTCGCGCGCCGACTGGCGGCCCACTACGGCGTGCCGCATCTGGACACCGGATCGCTCTACCGCGCGGTCGCGCTGAGCCTGCTGGACGCCGGCGCCTACCTTGGCGACTCAGGCGCGGCGGAGGCCGCGGCCCGGGCGCTGACCGACGATATTCTGGCCAGCCCACGCCTGCGCGACGAGCGCACGGGCGAGGCGGCGTCGATTGTCTCGGCCATGCCGGGCGTCCGGGCGGCACTGCTGGAGTACCAGCGTGCTTTTGCCCGCCAGACCGGCGGGGCCGTGCTCGACGGTCGCGACGTGGGTACCGTGATCTGCCCCCATGCGACGGTGAAACTGTTTGTCACAGCCAGTGCCGGGGTTCGCGCCGCGCGCCGCGCCGCGGAACTGCGCGCGCGGGGCGAGCCGGCCGACGAGGCGATCATCCGCGCCGATATCGAGCAACGTGACCGGCGCGACGCCGAAAGGGCCGTGGCGCCGCTGAAGCCCGCGGCTGACGCGCACTTGCTCGATACCTCGAATTTGGATATAGAGGCCGCCTTTGAAGCGGCGAAAGCCGTCGTCGAGTCCGTCATCGCCGCGAGGTGA
- the aroA gene encoding 3-phosphoshikimate 1-carboxyvinyltransferase — MGARTAFRITGLTGRHAAPGDKSISHRSLMLGGLAVGETRISGMLEGEDVLATGRAMRALGAEITRGDDGVWSVHGTGVGGLAAPSDVLDLANAGTGVRLLMGVVATHPFTTVFTGDASLRKRPMERVMAPLRQMGARFTAAEGGRLPLTVEGASTALPIRYALPVPSAQVKSAIMLAGLNAPGKTIVIEREPTRDHTENMLRHFGASVSVEHGPEGDVITLDGYPDLRGRALVVPGDPSSAAFPLVAALITEGSELTVTGLSVNPLRAGLFDTLIEMGASLEITNRRVEGGEPVADITARSSTLRGVDVPAERAPSMIDEYPVLAIAAAFAQGRTTMRGLGELRVKESDRISAMARGLAANGVTVEELEDGMIVDGRPGDVPGGGTVETFMDHRIAMSFLVMGCASRNPVTVDEDEMIATSFPNFSGLMASAGARLEPAA; from the coding sequence ATGGGCGCGCGCACCGCTTTCAGGATCACCGGGCTGACCGGACGGCATGCCGCGCCGGGCGACAAGTCCATCTCGCACCGCTCGCTGATGCTGGGTGGTCTCGCGGTTGGCGAGACGCGCATTTCCGGCATGCTCGAGGGCGAGGATGTGCTGGCGACCGGCCGCGCGATGCGGGCGCTGGGCGCCGAGATCACGCGCGGTGACGACGGCGTCTGGAGCGTGCATGGCACCGGCGTCGGCGGGCTGGCCGCGCCGTCCGACGTGCTCGATCTGGCCAATGCCGGCACCGGCGTGCGGCTGTTGATGGGCGTCGTCGCGACCCATCCCTTCACCACGGTCTTCACTGGCGATGCATCGCTGCGCAAACGGCCGATGGAACGGGTGATGGCGCCGCTGCGTCAGATGGGCGCCCGCTTCACCGCGGCGGAAGGCGGCCGGCTGCCGTTGACGGTGGAAGGCGCCTCGACGGCCTTGCCGATCCGCTACGCGCTCCCCGTGCCGTCCGCTCAGGTGAAGTCGGCCATCATGCTGGCGGGGCTCAATGCCCCCGGCAAGACCATCGTGATCGAGCGCGAGCCCACCCGCGATCACACTGAGAACATGCTGCGTCACTTCGGCGCGTCGGTCTCCGTGGAGCATGGCCCCGAGGGTGACGTCATCACGCTCGACGGCTATCCAGACCTGCGGGGCCGGGCGCTGGTCGTTCCAGGCGATCCCTCCTCGGCGGCATTCCCGCTGGTTGCCGCGCTGATCACCGAAGGCTCGGAACTGACCGTCACGGGACTTTCGGTGAACCCGCTTCGCGCCGGTCTGTTCGACACGCTCATCGAGATGGGCGCGTCGCTCGAGATCACCAATCGGCGTGTCGAAGGCGGCGAACCCGTCGCGGACATCACCGCGCGCTCCAGCACGCTGCGTGGTGTCGATGTCCCTGCCGAGCGGGCACCCAGCATGATCGACGAATATCCGGTGCTGGCCATCGCCGCCGCCTTCGCGCAGGGCCGCACGACCATGCGCGGACTCGGAGAATTGCGGGTCAAGGAATCCGACCGGATCAGCGCCATGGCGCGCGGTCTCGCGGCGAACGGCGTGACGGTCGAGGAACTCGAGGACGGCATGATCGTCGATGGACGCCCCGGCGACGTGCCCGGCGGCGGCACGGTCGAGACCTTCATGGACCATCGCATCGCCATGTCCTTCCTGGTCATGGGCTGCGCCTCGCGCAATCCGGTGACCGTCGACGAGGACGAGATGATCGCCACTTCGTTCCCGAATTTTTCCGGGTTGATGGCCAGTGCCGGCGCCCGACTGGAGCCCGCGGCGTGA
- a CDS encoding TIGR02300 family protein: MAKPELGTKRQCPKCGTRFYDLGKSDPITCINCSHTFLPEAILKPRRPVAEAVEEKKVVKAPVADADDDDILEDDDGDMDSILEIEDEEDDIDVEVEVDVEDDGDDDK, encoded by the coding sequence GTGGCAAAGCCTGAGCTGGGAACAAAGCGCCAGTGCCCGAAATGCGGCACCCGCTTCTACGATCTGGGTAAATCCGATCCGATCACCTGCATCAACTGCAGCCACACCTTCCTGCCCGAGGCGATCCTGAAGCCCCGGCGCCCGGTCGCGGAAGCGGTTGAAGAAAAGAAGGTCGTCAAGGCGCCCGTGGCGGATGCGGACGACGACGATATCCTCGAGGACGATGATGGCGACATGGATTCCATCCTCGAGATCGAGGACGAGGAAGACGATATCGACGTGGAAGTGGAGGTCGATGTCGAAGATGATGGCGACGACGATAAATAG
- the modA gene encoding molybdate ABC transporter substrate-binding protein, producing the protein MRTKVLLLAASLAALTFSLPARAESPGITVFAAASLTNALQDLGAAYTARTGVAVRFSFASSSAVARQIEAGAPADLFVSADTEWMDYLEERGLIETASRKNLVANRLVLIAPSDRAVQLEIKRGFPIAAALGTGGRLSLGDPAFVPAGRYAEDALRTLGVWDSLAGRLLPAENVRSALAFVARGEAPLGIVYRSDVTVEPKVRIVGLFPADSHTPIVYPVALVKGGNPQAQAFLGFLTEEGAKAVFDKYGFSPLP; encoded by the coding sequence ATGCGGACAAAGGTCCTGCTTCTGGCCGCCAGCCTGGCGGCGCTGACGTTCTCGCTGCCGGCGCGCGCCGAATCGCCGGGCATCACGGTCTTCGCCGCGGCCTCGCTGACGAACGCTCTGCAGGATCTCGGCGCCGCCTATACGGCCAGAACCGGGGTTGCCGTACGATTTTCATTCGCGTCGAGTTCGGCCGTCGCCCGCCAGATCGAGGCCGGCGCGCCCGCCGACCTTTTCGTCTCCGCCGATACGGAATGGATGGACTATCTCGAGGAGCGCGGCCTGATCGAAACGGCGAGCCGGAAAAACCTCGTGGCGAATCGCCTGGTGCTCATTGCCCCGTCGGACCGCGCCGTCCAGCTGGAAATCAAGCGCGGCTTTCCCATCGCGGCCGCGCTCGGCACGGGGGGCCGCCTGTCGCTGGGCGATCCCGCTTTCGTGCCCGCCGGACGGTATGCCGAGGACGCCCTGCGCACGCTCGGCGTCTGGGACAGTCTCGCCGGCAGGCTGCTGCCCGCCGAGAACGTCCGCTCGGCGTTGGCCTTCGTTGCCCGCGGCGAGGCGCCGCTGGGAATCGTTTACCGCAGCGACGTGACGGTGGAGCCCAAGGTCCGAATCGTGGGCCTGTTTCCCGCGGACAGCCACACCCCCATCGTCTATCCGGTCGCCCTGGTAAAAGGCGGGAACCCCCAGGCGCAGGCCTTCCTCGGCTTTCTGACGGAAGAAGGGGCGAAGGCCGTGTTCGATAAATACGGTTTCTCGCCGCTGCCCTAG
- a CDS encoding glutamine amidotransferase: MSVIRHLAFEDLGLFAAPLEARGWTIRIVDAGIDDIADAIADADLAVICGGPIGVYESDRYPFLLDELAAIERRVEAGLPTLGLCLGAQLIAAALGAPVYPGRRKEIGWGRIQLTIDGRESCLAAVAETPVLHWHGDTFDLPPGAALLASSDTYPHQAFAIGAHTLALQFHAEADPRRIEQWLIGHAAELSASGVDVPGLRQRTAAVRDAVEAAAPDLLNRWIEGWR, from the coding sequence GTGTCGGTCATCCGCCATCTCGCCTTCGAGGATCTGGGACTGTTCGCCGCCCCGCTCGAGGCGCGGGGCTGGACCATCCGAATAGTCGACGCCGGCATCGACGATATCGCGGACGCCATCGCCGATGCCGATCTGGCCGTGATCTGCGGCGGCCCGATCGGGGTCTATGAGAGCGACCGCTATCCCTTCCTGCTCGACGAACTGGCCGCCATCGAGCGCCGGGTAGAGGCCGGGCTCCCTACGCTGGGCCTGTGCCTCGGCGCCCAGCTCATCGCCGCCGCGCTTGGCGCCCCAGTCTATCCGGGCCGGCGCAAGGAAATCGGCTGGGGCCGGATACAGCTGACCATCGATGGCCGCGAATCCTGCCTGGCGGCGGTGGCCGAGACTCCGGTCCTGCACTGGCATGGCGACACGTTCGACCTGCCTCCGGGCGCGGCATTGCTCGCGTCCTCGGACACCTATCCGCATCAGGCCTTCGCTATTGGCGCGCACACACTGGCGCTTCAGTTCCATGCGGAGGCCGATCCCCGGCGCATCGAGCAATGGCTGATCGGTCACGCCGCCGAGCTCTCGGCCTCCGGGGTGGACGTTCCGGGACTTCGCCAGCGCACCGCCGCCGTGCGCGACGCGGTCGAGGCGGCGGCCCCCGACCTGCTCAATCGCTGGATCGAGGGGTGGCGTTGA